One genomic window of Solanum dulcamara chromosome 12, daSolDulc1.2, whole genome shotgun sequence includes the following:
- the LOC129876736 gene encoding scarecrow-like protein 9, whose translation MDPRFNRFPTTVNGFNLENQSLLSFSDNWKNNEPIIGAIYPDQKLVNGPKFENSFVQHNVQSLSNDPSPTNNTALTSEIGTEDDYNEDFDFSDTVLSYINQMLMEEDMEDKTHMLQESLELQAKERSFYEALGKKYPPSPQQNLSITDQNGEIPDGYYSGSLYSSTSNVIDSSSYLIDPRLVSISSDHNSYYEQGLSVCNGTYSSISSSNSINNLVYGFLDSPVSPLHIPDIYNDSHLIWNFRKGVEEASKFLPTNNKLLDNVVISDLLPQEKSGCVAAQVEKRDEVGSSPTGPRGRKNPHRDDRDLEEERSSKQAAVYTESTVRSEEFDVILLHSMGDGREALTAYRESLKNARTKPPVQSKGFTVGKGGRGKKYSGKKEVIDLRSLLINCAQAVAADDCRSATELLKQIRFHSSPFGDGNQRLAHCFADGLEARLAGTGSQIYKALINKRTSAADFLKAYHLYLASCPFRKISGFTSNKTIIRKARNATRLHVIDFGILYGFQWPTLIQRIAAREGGPPKLRITGIEFPQPGFRPAERIEETGRRLSDYAKSFNVPFEYQAIAKKWETIRLEDLKLEKDEYLVVNCLYRFRNLHDLTESADSSRTLVLNLIREINPDIFIHGIVNGAYSAPFFVTRFREVLFHFSALFDMLEANVPREFPERMLIEREIFGREALNVIACEGWERVERPETYKQWQVRHLRARFTQIPFEQQEIMNTAVEKVRASYHKDFVIDQDNKWMLLGWKGRTIYALSCWTPI comes from the coding sequence AGATCAGAAACTAGTCAATGgtccaaaatttgaaaatagtTTTGTCCAACATAATGTTCAATCTCTTTCAAATGACCCTTCACCAACAAACAATACAGCATTGACTTCTGAGATTGGTACTGAGGATGACTACAATGAAGACTTTGATTTCTCGGATACGGTTTTGAGCTATATAAATCAGATGCTAATGGAAGAAGATATGGAGGACAAGACACATATGCTTCAGGAGTCGTTGGAACTTCAAGCGAAAGAGAGGTCATTTTATGAGGCCCTTGGCAAGAAGTATCCGCCTTCACCTCAGCAGAACCTGTCCATTACTGACCAGAACGGTGAGATACCGGATGGCTATTACTCAGGAAGTTTGTATAGTTCTACAAGTAATGTCATTGACAGTAGTAGTTACCTAATTGATCCAAGGTTGGTTAGCATTTCCAGTGATCATAATTCCTATTATGAACAAGGCCTTTCCGTTTGTAATGGTACTTACTCTTCGATTAGCTCATCAAATAGCATAAATAATCTTGTATATGGGTTCTTGGACTCTCCTGTAAGTCCTCTTCATATTCctgatatatataatgatagcCACCTGATTTGGAACTTTAGGAAAGGAGTGGAAGAAGCGAGCAAATTCCTCCCTACTAATAATAAGTTGTTGGACAATGTGGTTATCAGTGACTTGCTGCCTCAGGAGAAAAGTGGTTGTGTGGCAGCTCAGGTGGAGAAAAGGGATGAGGTAGGGAGTTCACCTACAGGGCCTAGAGGGAGGAAAAATCCTCATAGAGATGATAgggatttagaagaagaaagaagtagCAAGCAAGCTGCAGTTTATACAGAATCTACAGTTCGTTCGGAGGAGTTTGATGTAATTTTGTTGCATAGCATGGGGGATGGAAGGGAAGCATTGACAGCTTATCGTGAGAGCTTGAAGAATGCTAGAACAAAACCCCCGGTGCAATCAAAAGGATTTACTGTAGGGAAGGGAGGCCGCGGGAAGAAATACTCTGGTAAAAAGGAAGTCATAGATTTAAGGTCTCTTTTAATAAATTGTGCACAGGCTGTTGCTGCTGATGATTGCAGGAGTGCAACTGAGCTGCTGAAACAGATTAGATTCCATTCATCTCCTTTTGGAGATGGCAACCAAAGATTAGCTCATTGCTTTGCAGATGGTCTGGAAGCACGTTTGGCAGGCACTGGTAGCCAGATTTATAAGGCCCTCATCAATAAAAGAACATCAGCAGCTGATTTTTTAAAGGCCTACCATTTGTATCTTGCTTCATGCCCATTCAGAAAGATTTCAGGTTTTACCTCAAACAAGACAATCATTAGAAAAGCAAGGAATGCTACAAGGCTCCATGTCATTGACTTTGGTATCCTCTATGGCTTTCAATGGCCTACGCTTATTCAACGTATTGCAGCAAGAGAAGGTGGGCCACCAAAACTTCGCATTACTGGTATAGAATTTCCTCAACCTGGTTTCAGGCCAGCAGAAAGGATTGAAGAAACAGGACGCCGTTTGAGCGATTATGCCAAGTCCTTTAATGTTCCATTTGAGTACCAAGCAATAGCAAAGAAATGGGAAACCATCAGACTTGAGGATCTAAAGCTTGAAAAGGATGAGTATCTTGTTGTCAATTGTTTGTATAGATTTAGGAACTTGCACGATTTGACCGAATCAGCTGACAGTTCTAGAACTCTCGTTCTCAATCTAATTAGGGAGATCAATCCAGACATTTTCATCCATGGGATTGTCAATGGGGCCTATAGCGCCCCATTCTTTGTCACACGGTTCCGTGAGGTCCTGTTTCATTTTTCAGCACTTTTTGATATGCTGGAAGCTAATGTACCCCGTGAGTTTCCAGAAAGAATGTTAATTGAGAGAGAGATCTTTGGGAGGGAAGCCCTAAATGTGATAGCTTGTGAGGGATGGGAAAGAGTTGAAAGGCCAGAGACATATAAACAGTGGCAAGTTCGTCATCTAAGGGCAAGGTTTACACAAATACCTTTTGAGCAACAGGAGATCATGAATACTGCAGTTGAAAAGGTGAGAGCAAGCTATCACAAAGACTTTGTAATAGATCAAGATAACAAGTGGATGTTGCTGGGTTGGAAAGGGAGAACAATCTACGCCTTATCTTGTTGGACACCTATTTAA